The following proteins are co-located in the Vigna angularis cultivar LongXiaoDou No.4 chromosome 2, ASM1680809v1, whole genome shotgun sequence genome:
- the LOC108329217 gene encoding phosphatidylinositol/phosphatidylcholine transfer protein SFH9 isoform X1 has protein sequence MPDLEEILAQENERGRSLEPETSEDEWRKSRARSLRRKAMTASTRLTYSLRKRNTRVADSEFASIFIEDVRDANEEKAVNSFRQVLLTRDLLPDSHDDYHTMLRFLKARKFDIDKTVQMWEDMLHWRKEYGVDSILKDFVYKEYEEVQRYYPHGYHGVDKEGRPVYIERLGQVDPSKLMSVTTVDRFLKYHVQGFEKMFKEKFPACSIAAKRHIDKTTTILDVQGVNWVSLSKLAHDLVMRMQKIDGDNYPETLNQMFVVNAGSGFKLLWNTAKGFLDPRTTAKIHVLGNKFQNRLLEIIDSSQLPDFLGGSCSCPNDGGCIRSNKGPWNDPNIWKILHCREAMKLTKFGSSSVANEVDVKSYTSKVTSSEISETLSASAARLSPSALVQSVPSSDKKTRDCAPSENLLEPVNAARDVGDVDLIGDSSNNYLRRLPHKPIPYITSIFAQITVKLLTCIYVVLAALGRLFMVRSVDNQPRNHERTQSAQSNSQEHLINPAIKEPLWQRLQNLEAVVTEMANKPKTIPPEKEDILQESLSRIKCIEYDLQKTKKALLATASKQVQLAESLESLKEGRFDGSNSCWPKNRSYGPGR, from the exons ATGCCAG ATTTAGAGGAAATATTAGCTCAAGAAAATGAGAGGGGTAGAAGTTTGGAGCCTGAAACCTCCGAGGATGAGTGGCGGAAGTCTCGAGCTAGATCTCTTAGGAGAAAAGCAATGACTGCTTCAACAAGACTTACTTATAGTCTCAGGAAGCGCAATACACGTGTTGCAGATAGTGAATTTGCTTCAATTTTCATAGAAGATGTTCGTGATGCTAATGAGGAAAAAGCTGTGAATTCATTTCGTCAGGTGTTACTTACAAGGGATCTGCTTCCAGATTCCCATGATGATTATCATACAATGCTGAG ATTTCTGAAGGCCAGGAAGTTTGACATTGATAAAACAGTGCAGATGTGGGAAGATATGCTCCACTGGAGGAAGGAGTATGGAGTAGATTCTATTTTAAAG GACTTCGTATATAAGGAGTATGAAGAGGTTCAGCGTTATTATCCACATGGTTACCATGGTGTGGACAAAGAGGGCCGGCCGGTTTATATTGAAAGACTTGGCCAAGTTGATCCCAGCAAATTGATGAGTGTCACGACAGTAGATCGTTTTTTAAAGTATCATGTTCAGGGAtttgagaaaatgtttaaagagaAATTCCCAGCATGTTCTATCGCAGCAAAGAGACATATTgataaaacaacaacaatacTTGATGTGCAAGGCGTG AATTGGGTGAGTTTGAGCAAGCTTGCACATGATCTTGTTATGCGCATGCAAAAAATTGATGGTGATAACTACCCTGAG ACATTAAACCAGATGTTTGTAGTTAATGCTGGTAGCGGGTTCAAGCTACTATGGAATACTGCAAAAGGTTTTCTTGATCCAAGGACCACGGCCAAAATACAT GTTTTAGGTAACAAGTTTCAGAACAGATTGTTAGAGATTATAGACTCGAG CCAACTTCCAGATTTCCTTGGTGGCAGTTGTTCATGTCCAAATGATGGAGGGTGTATTAGATCTAACAAAGGGCCTTGGAATGATCCTAACATTTGGAAA ATATTACACTGTAGAGAAGCAATGAAGCTGACAAAGTTTGGAAGTTCCTCAGTTGCTAATGAGGTAGATGTGAAGTCATACACCAGCAAG GTTACAAGCTCTGAAATATCTGAAACTCTATCAGCATCAGCAGCTAGATTGAGTCCGTCAGCTTTGGTACAATCAGTTCCTTCTAGTGATAAA AAAACGAGAGACTGTGCACCTAGTGAAAACCTACTCGAGCCTGTTAATGCTGCCAGAGATGTTGGGGATGTTGATTTAATAG GTGATTCAAGCAACAATTATCTCAGAAGACTTCCACACAAACCAATTCCCTATATTACAAGTATTTTTGCTCAAATCACAGTCAAATTGTTAACTTGTATTTATGTAGTACTTGCGGCATTGGGGAGATTGTTTATGGTTCGCTCTGTAGACAACCAACCAAGAAACCATGAGAGAACCCAATCAGCACAATCCAATTCCCAGGAACATTTAATTAATCCGGCAATAAAAGAGCCACTTTGGCAGAGGTTGCAGAATTTAGAGGCGGTGGTTACTGAGATGGCCAATAAACCTAAAACAATTCCTCCCGAAAAAGAGGATATTCTTCAGGAATCATTAAGTCGTATAAAATGTATAGAATATGACTTGCAAAAAACAAAGAAG GCCCTGCTGGCAACTGCTTCAAAGCAAGTTCAGCTTGCCGAGTCATTGGAAAGCTTAAAGGAGGGTAGATTTGAT GGGTCAAACTCATGTTGGCCTAAAAATAGAAGTTATGGCCCAGGAAGATGA
- the LOC108329217 gene encoding phosphatidylinositol/phosphatidylcholine transfer protein SFH9 isoform X2 has translation MTASTRLTYSLRKRNTRVADSEFASIFIEDVRDANEEKAVNSFRQVLLTRDLLPDSHDDYHTMLRFLKARKFDIDKTVQMWEDMLHWRKEYGVDSILKDFVYKEYEEVQRYYPHGYHGVDKEGRPVYIERLGQVDPSKLMSVTTVDRFLKYHVQGFEKMFKEKFPACSIAAKRHIDKTTTILDVQGVNWVSLSKLAHDLVMRMQKIDGDNYPETLNQMFVVNAGSGFKLLWNTAKGFLDPRTTAKIHVLGNKFQNRLLEIIDSSQLPDFLGGSCSCPNDGGCIRSNKGPWNDPNIWKILHCREAMKLTKFGSSSVANEVDVKSYTSKVTSSEISETLSASAARLSPSALVQSVPSSDKKTRDCAPSENLLEPVNAARDVGDVDLIGDSSNNYLRRLPHKPIPYITSIFAQITVKLLTCIYVVLAALGRLFMVRSVDNQPRNHERTQSAQSNSQEHLINPAIKEPLWQRLQNLEAVVTEMANKPKTIPPEKEDILQESLSRIKCIEYDLQKTKKALLATASKQVQLAESLESLKEGRFDGSNSCWPKNRSYGPGR, from the exons ATGACTGCTTCAACAAGACTTACTTATAGTCTCAGGAAGCGCAATACACGTGTTGCAGATAGTGAATTTGCTTCAATTTTCATAGAAGATGTTCGTGATGCTAATGAGGAAAAAGCTGTGAATTCATTTCGTCAGGTGTTACTTACAAGGGATCTGCTTCCAGATTCCCATGATGATTATCATACAATGCTGAG ATTTCTGAAGGCCAGGAAGTTTGACATTGATAAAACAGTGCAGATGTGGGAAGATATGCTCCACTGGAGGAAGGAGTATGGAGTAGATTCTATTTTAAAG GACTTCGTATATAAGGAGTATGAAGAGGTTCAGCGTTATTATCCACATGGTTACCATGGTGTGGACAAAGAGGGCCGGCCGGTTTATATTGAAAGACTTGGCCAAGTTGATCCCAGCAAATTGATGAGTGTCACGACAGTAGATCGTTTTTTAAAGTATCATGTTCAGGGAtttgagaaaatgtttaaagagaAATTCCCAGCATGTTCTATCGCAGCAAAGAGACATATTgataaaacaacaacaatacTTGATGTGCAAGGCGTG AATTGGGTGAGTTTGAGCAAGCTTGCACATGATCTTGTTATGCGCATGCAAAAAATTGATGGTGATAACTACCCTGAG ACATTAAACCAGATGTTTGTAGTTAATGCTGGTAGCGGGTTCAAGCTACTATGGAATACTGCAAAAGGTTTTCTTGATCCAAGGACCACGGCCAAAATACAT GTTTTAGGTAACAAGTTTCAGAACAGATTGTTAGAGATTATAGACTCGAG CCAACTTCCAGATTTCCTTGGTGGCAGTTGTTCATGTCCAAATGATGGAGGGTGTATTAGATCTAACAAAGGGCCTTGGAATGATCCTAACATTTGGAAA ATATTACACTGTAGAGAAGCAATGAAGCTGACAAAGTTTGGAAGTTCCTCAGTTGCTAATGAGGTAGATGTGAAGTCATACACCAGCAAG GTTACAAGCTCTGAAATATCTGAAACTCTATCAGCATCAGCAGCTAGATTGAGTCCGTCAGCTTTGGTACAATCAGTTCCTTCTAGTGATAAA AAAACGAGAGACTGTGCACCTAGTGAAAACCTACTCGAGCCTGTTAATGCTGCCAGAGATGTTGGGGATGTTGATTTAATAG GTGATTCAAGCAACAATTATCTCAGAAGACTTCCACACAAACCAATTCCCTATATTACAAGTATTTTTGCTCAAATCACAGTCAAATTGTTAACTTGTATTTATGTAGTACTTGCGGCATTGGGGAGATTGTTTATGGTTCGCTCTGTAGACAACCAACCAAGAAACCATGAGAGAACCCAATCAGCACAATCCAATTCCCAGGAACATTTAATTAATCCGGCAATAAAAGAGCCACTTTGGCAGAGGTTGCAGAATTTAGAGGCGGTGGTTACTGAGATGGCCAATAAACCTAAAACAATTCCTCCCGAAAAAGAGGATATTCTTCAGGAATCATTAAGTCGTATAAAATGTATAGAATATGACTTGCAAAAAACAAAGAAG GCCCTGCTGGCAACTGCTTCAAAGCAAGTTCAGCTTGCCGAGTCATTGGAAAGCTTAAAGGAGGGTAGATTTGAT GGGTCAAACTCATGTTGGCCTAAAAATAGAAGTTATGGCCCAGGAAGATGA